The Streptomyces tubercidicus DNA segment CCACGAACCAGAAGTAGGGATCGCCGCTCCTTCCAGATGCCAGCTCACCGATGAAGGCGCAGATATTCCCCACGGTAAGGACCACGCCCGTGCCGGCCCAGGCACGCCCTCCGATCCGGGCGAAGCGCTCGTCGGGTTCCTTCTCGGTGAGCCCCTGATACGTCTCGCTCCGGCGCCCCAGCAGCACTAACGCAAGACTGCAGACCGCCAGAACCCCGAACGCCACCAGGCCGATGACGAGGCGCCCGCCGAAAGCCGAGGCCACGAGGCAGGCACCTCCGAGGACGAGGAAGAAGCCGGGAACGGACCACCTGGCCGTGTTACCGGTCATCTGCTGGGCTCTCATCGACATGAAACATCTCCTCAACGCTGACCTCGAAGAACTTGGCCAAGGACAAGGCGAGCGGCAGCGAAGGTGTGTACCGCTCGGTCTCGATGGCGTTGATCGTTTGCCGTGAGACCCCAAGGGCCGTACCTAGCTGCCCCTGAGAGAGCTTTCGCGACGACCGCAGTTCCCTGACACTGTTTCGCACGTGTAAAGCTTACTTGTCACCTTCCCTTTAGTGTCAAGCATGCTTTACATTCCTTCACCCGGGGCCGGCGCGTGGTCCGAAGTCCATCTCGTCGTGGGTGAGTTCGCGATGCGGTGACTGTGCCCGTTCGCCACCGCCTGGCACGGCAGGGCCGTCGAGCAGCACACCGGCCGCACCCGTGCCCCCCGCCTCAGCCGTTCACCACAAGGCGCCGATGAGAGGTGACGGCAACCCGTCGGACGATGACGAGGGCACGGCTGGTGTTCCGGTAGCCATCTGATCGGCGTCACGCCGGCTGCCTGAAGCGGTTGCCGTCAATCACCGCCGTCAAGAGAAACACCAGAGGCCCCGTTCGATATCGAACGGGGCCTCTGGCCTGCTGTGCGCTCGGCAGGATTCGAACCTGCAACCTTCTGATCCGTAGCTCTGAAGAGATCGGTCATTGGAGGTCATACAGGCTGCCGGGAGGACCATGAGAGCCGGAGTCGGGCGCTGCCGGTTGCTGGGGTTGCTGTACTTCGTTGCTGTACCGGAGCGAGGCACCGCCGCTCCTCCGGGTGCCGGACCGTTGTCAGTGCTGCTTGCTGGTTTCCCTGGTGGAGTGAGACCGGTCAGAGAACCTTCGAGGTCCGGCGGCTCCGTTCACACCCGTTCGGGGCACCAGTAAAACCCGCAGGTCGCACGAGTTTGAACGCTGGTGCACGAAGGTGAATGAGACGGAAATTGAGAAGGAGCCGGATCGGAGTCTCGTCCCTCAGCTGAGGGGCTTACTGATCGTTTCAGAATGCCTTGCGGAGCCGGCGGAGGCATGCGACGCCACATGCCAGGGGTGGCTGCCTAGGCAAACATTCGGTCTGAGTTGACTAGTTGAAGTCCTGACCGAGGCTCCGTCAGCACCATACGATATTGCCTAGGTGCCTGGATCGACCGCGCGGGGGAGAGAAGTGGAAGAGACCGGCAAGGTGTCAGGGTGGCTCGGCGTCGCGGCGGCGGTCGTAGGGTTGCTGGCGTTCTTCGGCATCACCAATGTCGATGAGCTTCAGCGCAAGCTCAACCCGGATTCGACGAACGCAGCCGCCTGCAAGAGAGCCGACCAGGCCTACAAGTCCTACCAAGAGGTAACTATTTACAGCAGTAAAGCAGGAGCGGCACGCGCCTATGCCGAGGAGCTTCGGCATGTCGTATCCGCCACTGATAACGAAGAGCTGCAAGCTGCTTTTCGCGCCAACATCACCTCCTCGGAGCTCTACGCCCAAGCTCGCGACAGTGAGGCGCCCTACCTGGATCGGGTCAAACTCGGCGTCAAGATCATCACGGACCGAGGCGCATGGAGATCACTCTGCGGTGAACTGGAGAAGGAGTCCGGGTGAGTAGGCGGGGCAGACACAGCTCGACGAAGCACTCGGCATGTGTGCAGACGCCGAGTGCCTGCTGGCCGGTCTCGCGACCAGCATCGCGACTCAGGACCCTCAGGGCAGGTGGGCGATCGGCAACTGGTTCTCTGACCCTCTACAACGTTCTGGTTGGGTCAACGATGGGAGAGAAGAACGATATGGGAAGCAGCTGTGGGGCTCGGCGGACCGATGGACGTTTCGATGAAATGGCATCCCCTGCGCCGAGGACGTCGCAACATCACTGACAGCTCCACAGGTTGGTATCCCCGGCGCCGCGATGCACGATGCTGTCGACCGCGTGAAGGTGCGGTTGGGGTTCGCGATGCTCAGCCTGCACGGACGTCGAGCACCGCTCCAGCAGACGCTGGGACAGTCCTCATGAGCTGGCACAACGTGACGCTGGTGATCTTTGCTGCTTTTTGGCTGCGCCATGCTGCTACTGACGCAGATCGCCGAGGTGCTGTCTAAGCTTCCTGAGGTCATCCGCGCTTGGCGTGAGGTACGGCGCGCCATTCAAGCAGGGCTTGATTATCTCCCCGAAGTCGAGGGCTCGCGAGGCTGTGACAACCCCACCCCTGACTCTTGTGGTGGGAGACGCCCCGAGGCCGTCACTGCGCCTGACAGGCCGAGCCGAGGGCGGCACACAAGAGTCCGATGTCAGACGGAACACAGGTAGGTCCGCTAACTTTGCTGTGCGCTGAAACACGGGGCTCAAGACCCACTAACGACTGATGGGGATCTCGTAGACGATCTCGCACAGAGCGGCGGGAACGATGATGTCCGCCGTCTCCACGGGCCGCCCCTCATCGCTGTAGTACGTCCGCCGGATGTGCGTGACCAGGCCGGCCTTCTGGATGCCGAGGAGTGACGCCTCCTCGGCATTCGCTTGCCGCGGCTCCGGCTGCTCCACAGCGTGGCTCACCGTGACGCCGATCTCGGCCATACGGTTCACCACGCCCACCCCGGCGTGCGGCCCGCCCTCCGGGAGGACGACGAGCGTGCCGGCGGTGAGGTCGTACGGCTCCCAGCTCGTCGACAGCTGCACCGGCTTGCCGTCGGCGAGGAACTCGTACACGGTGCGGACGCACAGCTCACCCTCGCCGATACCGAGGCGTGCCGCGATCTCAACCGGCGCCGGGACCTTCGCCTCGGTCCGGCTCTCCCAATCCCCCAACTTGCCCACGGCCTTCATGTCCGCGCGGAACGGGGAACCGTCAGGCTGCTCGCGCGCCGAGGAGCGGACCATGCGTACGCGCTGACGAGCGGCGGCAACGTACGTGCCGGATCCGGCGCGACCTTCCAGCGCTCCCTGAGAGATCAGTAGCTCTTGGGCGCGACGAACCACGTTCTCGCCGACGCCGCACTCCTGGGCGATCTGGGCGCGTGACGGGAGCCGGTCTCCCGGCGCCCACTCATGCTCCGCGATCCGGCGCCGGAGCTCGTCAGCGATGCGGAGATACGGCGGCTGCTCAGGCATATGGAAAATCTAGTCCACTAGCTCTAATCTAGTTAACTAGCTTTACTGCAAGTGATCGTCGATGACGGAGGCTGCCCTGTGCCTGCTTCGGAATTAAGAGCCGAAGGCATCGCAGCCCGGCTGTCCGCCGTCGGCCTCACCCCGCGCGTGGAGCAGCACGCTCAAGTCACGTCGATCGAAGCGGAGGTACCGGAATCGCTCTCCGCCGAGTCGTGGCGGGAGGTCTTGGAAGCAGTGGCGGAGGCCGATCGATTCGGGCTCGTCGCCAACAGCTTGAACGGCCGCACCTTTTGGGCCGCCGTACACACAGCGGCCCCCGCGACGGGCGATGTCCGGGGGCCTGGCTATCAGCGATAGGAGCTGATCAGCATGTTCAACCGTATCCGCCAGACCGTCGGGCACACCGATGAGCGGTGCGTTCCGATGAGTCGACACCACCGGTTCTCAGTACCTATCGGACCGGCTGGCACACCTCGCGATCGCGTTGCGCGCCACCGGTTCACGCTGGCGGAGGCGCTCTGATGCCTCCCCAGCAGTTCCGCGCGCCCCACACGAAGGTCGTTCCCTACCAGTCGAGTTCCTGCCTGATCGGTAGGCACTGCGAGTGCGCGCACTCCTCTCCCGCTACCGCGCCGATCGGCGTCCCCGTGATCTACGAGGCGTGCAGTTGCTCCTGCCACACGGTGGCCGACTGCGGCAACCCAATGGACGGCCCCCGGTGAGGGGCTGGGTTCCGGGTACTGCACCGGCCGCCTCCGTCGAGATCACCTCTGCCACCGTGCAGCGCGGCGACGTCATCCAGATCGGCGGCCACCCGTGTCGTGTGACCGACCTGCTCCAGCTTCCCGGCGGAGCGAAGCGTCTGTGTTTCGAGTCGGGCGAACTGCTGACCATGCACTCCCGGTCTCGGCTCGTAGCCGTACGCACGCTGAAAGGTGGTGATGCAGTCCGTGCCTTCTCGCCGTCACGTCATCGCCGATGACATTCGGAACACGATCTCGACCGGTCAGATCAAGGCTGGCGAATGCCTCCCTTCTGAAGCGCAGCTCGCTTCTCGCTACGCGGTAAGCACGGCAACGCTGCGGAGTGCCCTCTCGGTTCTCCAGGGCGAAGGGCTCGTCGAGAAGATTCACGGCAAGGGCAACTTCGTCCGTTACCCGCTCCGCAGAATCACCTACATCGGTGGTGCTTGCACACCCCGGACGGAGCCCTCCTTCGGTTCGGCGTTACGCGTCAGCGTGCGTACCACCATCCTCCGTGCGGACAGTCAACTGGCCGGCCTGCTGGGGGTGTCGTCACGTAGCCCGCTCACCGAATTTTTCTGCCTCAGCCACGAGGGGAAGTCCCCGCACAGCCTGGCTCGCATCTATGTCCCTTGCGACCTGTCGCCGACCGGCATCCCCGTCGAATCGCACTGCTGCAAGAGCATTGAGGCAAAGCTGGCAGAACTCCGCCCGCCACTGGCCGAGGTCCGGGAACGAGTCTGCGCCCGTCCTCCGACGCAAGAGGAAGCGGCGACCCTTCGCATCAGCCCGGCCCTGGCAGTGCTCGCGATCACGCGAGTGGCAGCCGACGTCACGGGACGCATGGTCGAGGCGGCGCTCTTGGTGCTTCCCGGCGACCGCGCTGACGCCTTCTTCACCACCCACCACATCGCCAACGAGAGGACTAGCGGAAGATGACGACCCACAGCGAGCTGCGGCTCCTCCCGTGGACAGGCCCCGAGGGCAAGCCCTGCTATCTGAGCACCGAGGGCAGCGGTGGCTACCTGTCCCGATTGGCTGACAGCACCGAAGCGTCGCAGCTGGACGTGGCAGGCGAACTCCTGGAGCACGCGCTCGAAGTACTCGGCGACGGAGAGACGGATTCGAACGAGCTGCGGCTCCTGGGGATGGACATGGCTGAGTCCCTGAGTGAGGTGCGCCGTGTAGCGATCAGCCGCGGTCACCGCCTGCCGCTGACGGATCCTCCCGCCTGCGAAGGAGGCGACGAGGGCCCGCAGCTGCCGGCGGCGGCCTTCAGCTAGCAGCGACACATCGGAACGGCAGGGGAGCCTCTCCATGCTCAAACAGAGGATCCCCTGCCGCTTGTCGTCCATAACCCGTGCCTGCACCTCGAAACCAGTGGTGCTCAAACAGGTGCAAGATCTAAAGTTGGATGTCCTATCGGAACCCTGGCCGAGCGGTTTGGTGGAAACATGCTGTGCCTCTTCTGCAAGAAGGAATCAGGTGGTTCGCGCAGTGTTGAGCACATCGTTCCTGAATCTCTCGGAAACACCACGGGGACCCTACCGCCAGGCGTTGTCTGCGATAAGTGCAATAACTACTTTGCCCTCAAGGTAGAAAAGCCGTTCCTGGAAGATCCCACAATCGTCTCTCTTCGCTTCCATCAAGGGGTGCCCAGCAAGAAGAGGCGCATCCCGCCCTTGAGTGGAACTCTGGGCCCTGGCCTCCCCGTTACTGTTTACCGCCATCTCGACGGACCGACGGCGGGGATCATTGACACAACGACTGAGGCGTTTCGGTGGATGGCTAGTTCGGAGAGCAAGGTTGTCCTGTCACTGCCGAGCCCAAGTGATGAATGGAACGAAGTACTGGTCTCGCGCTTCATGGCGAAGGCTGCTCTGGAGTCCATGGCATCGCGGTTACTGGACTCGCCCGAAGGGCTCAGCTCTCTCGTCGATGAAGTTCAGTTCGACCCGATTCGAGAATACGCCAGGTACGGCATAGGGAAGCTGTGGCCTGTAAGTATGCGCCGAATCTATGAGGCGGACAAAGCTTGGGGGGCTTCTGCGGGGGAGGTCGTGCAGCGGGTTTGGGAATGGGGCTTTCTTCACACGAACAGGGGGGAGGTGTATTTCGTTTTGGCTCTATTTGGGCTTGAGTTTTCAATTAATTTGGGGGGTCCGGTGGTGGAGGGGTATCGAATGTGGCTTGAGGAGAATTCCGGGCGTAGTCCTCTCTATCCAGATGGGATTGAGTAGAGCGTGTCTCGGTGGCCATAACGACGAGGTCGGCGGAGCGGCTTTGGCCGGTGTCCTGCCCGGTTTGGGGTCGAGCATGATCAGGGGGCCGTACGCTGGCCGGCAACTCGGGCAGGCTTGTGAGCTGCCCGGAATTTGAACGAGTGGCCCCCTGGTCTTGCTCGACGCGGGACCCGAACCGGGGAGGTGGGTAAAGCCGTGGAGCCGACCGCCCCCACCCCCGGCCTGGTCTTTCGCCCCTTGTGGGCGCGGGCGTCGACGCCGCGCGGCCCCGGCGGCGAAGACGAGGAGGGAGCCGTGCGGCGGCGACGGCCGGCGCCGCCGTGCTGTGCGCGGCACCTCTGATCTGTGATCTGACTGCTTGCAGTTCCAGGAGGACGGGAACGTCAGCGCTCCTGCGCCAACGTGTGGTGTGCTCCTGAACTGCCCCTACCG contains these protein-coding regions:
- a CDS encoding helix-turn-helix transcriptional regulator, with product MRNSVRELRSSRKLSQGQLGTALGVSRQTINAIETERYTPSLPLALSLAKFFEVSVEEMFHVDESPADDR
- a CDS encoding GntR family transcriptional regulator — its product is MPEQPPYLRIADELRRRIAEHEWAPGDRLPSRAQIAQECGVGENVVRRAQELLISQGALEGRAGSGTYVAAARQRVRMVRSSAREQPDGSPFRADMKAVGKLGDWESRTEAKVPAPVEIAARLGIGEGELCVRTVYEFLADGKPVQLSTSWEPYDLTAGTLVVLPEGGPHAGVGVVNRMAEIGVTVSHAVEQPEPRQANAEEASLLGIQKAGLVTHIRRTYYSDEGRPVETADIIVPAALCEIVYEIPISR
- a CDS encoding GntR family transcriptional regulator, whose translation is MQSVPSRRHVIADDIRNTISTGQIKAGECLPSEAQLASRYAVSTATLRSALSVLQGEGLVEKIHGKGNFVRYPLRRITYIGGACTPRTEPSFGSALRVSVRTTILRADSQLAGLLGVSSRSPLTEFFCLSHEGKSPHSLARIYVPCDLSPTGIPVESHCCKSIEAKLAELRPPLAEVRERVCARPPTQEEAATLRISPALAVLAITRVAADVTGRMVEAALLVLPGDRADAFFTTHHIANERTSGR
- a CDS encoding HNH endonuclease, with protein sequence MLCLFCKKESGGSRSVEHIVPESLGNTTGTLPPGVVCDKCNNYFALKVEKPFLEDPTIVSLRFHQGVPSKKRRIPPLSGTLGPGLPVTVYRHLDGPTAGIIDTTTEAFRWMASSESKVVLSLPSPSDEWNEVLVSRFMAKAALESMASRLLDSPEGLSSLVDEVQFDPIREYARYGIGKLWPVSMRRIYEADKAWGASAGEVVQRVWEWGFLHTNRGEVYFVLALFGLEFSINLGGPVVEGYRMWLEENSGRSPLYPDGIE